The nucleotide sequence CTCCCCAAAAACTGTCttcagattctatttcagaatctATTATTATTCTGGAACAATCTAGTTTGTGTGGACCTCCATGTAGCATTCTATTCTCCAATGTAGCCTCACATTTGCCACTCACTCACTCACCCTCACCACCTCCTCTGCTTCTTATAAGATGAGGCCGAGGCCATACCATCTGACAAGCAACACATTGCAATAGTTTGATCGCTAGCTTATTGGATCTAGCTAGAGACCAAACATCATAACTAATTCTTAGTTGTTTTACATTAAGTGAGATAACATCGATGGCGTCGAGCTCGTCATGGACCGCAAAGGACAACAAAATGTTCGAGAAGGCATTGGCGCTGTACGACAGGGACACGCCGGACCGATGGCACAAGATTGGTCGTGCCATGGGCGGGAAGACAGCTGACGAAGTGAAGCGCCACTACGAGCTGCTCATCGAGGACATCATGCGTATTGAGGCAGGCCAAATGCCTTATGCTAACTACTTTGCTTCCAACCacaaaggtatatatatatatatataatcttcatCGTCATGATCAAATTATGGTCGGCaaaataaacttaattatctCTCctctggaatatatatatatatatatatcagttgCAGTGTGTAATAATTCTATGTAATACCTGCAGCGGTAAGCTGCTTCTTTTAAGGGTCACTTTCACAAACTCCTTTGGTTGGATTCTGAAAATTCGAAGCACTTTTTGCTGCCTTAAACTGCTTAATGCCGATTAATAAATTTGGATTGCCTTTTTGACAGGTTGAAAGTTGAAACAGCTAGCTAGTGCTATAAGAGCACAAACTGGAAAGCAGTAAGCATTATCTGGATATCAGAAAGCAGAATCTTATAGGATCAGATATGTCAACATCAGATGTCTctggttttattattattattattattattattatatatataagaagTTTGTATCATACTATATTTATGTATGACGTCTATATGTTCAGATCAGATGATTGTGATCTTAAAGTTATGTATCTGTAAGTCATTTTTTATGTACTTCAGCCTTCAGGTTTGCCATTAAGATATAAGTAACTGTTGAAGTTGATAGTGTTATGTGATTGATTAAGCAACTTGTTAACGAAATTGTAGGAACAGCCTTGAACAAATTATGCACTAGCTAAGAATGTTGTCTTCCTTTTAAGTTCTTATATAACCTCTTCAGTGCACAACAATGTGTCTGTTCAACCAAATGCATAATCCTCAATTTTCAAGTCTGTCAAAACTATACAAAATATAGCAAAAATTGTAGACATCAAAAGTATGAATTGTTAATGAGCCAACAAAAGCCTTCTATTTGTTCTTCTATTTTCCTTTCTTCTAACATGTCATCTCTGTTTCATGTCGACAAATCCATAGACTGAATCAAGCATACTATGGTGCACACTTCCTTCCAGATCTCCTTTATCTCCTTCGCTATTCATTGTGCACCTCAACCGAGCAGCCTCTACAAAAAGATCTTTCACAAGCATCTCAGTGGTTCTTATAGTTATCCCCCTCAGATACCATGAAATTGGAGGTGGAGGCATTAGAGCTGGCTGGATCAGTTGGTCTAAGCTCACTACGGATCCAACTCTTCCCTTCCCCTGCGTGCAAGAATCGTAATCACTCCACATTCTCGGCTTGTATGGTCTGCACATCTGCTCGTCGACAAATAGAGGTTCTATTTTCCAGCAACCCTCAAACCTTTTTATGAATCCAGATTTTCCTTGCTTGAACTTTACCTTCATCAAGAAATTTGAAAGATATTTCACTCAGATATTGTCTGAATGTTCTAACAAGCGTGATCTTTCTTTTCTTACTGTATAATCTTTCCGGTTTTGGTCGACTATGAGATTGACTGTTATAGTCCCGGACCACAAAAGAAACCTCCATATCGCGGCTTGCTCCACCTCAACAACTTGCCTTAAACCTTCATCAAGTAGCACTTTTCTTGAACTCACTTCCTACAAAGGGAGGGACTGCCAAATTTCAGCTATAAAAGTCTTATTCTAGAACAAATGCAATGGACTTTAGCTTCTCACTGCAGAATTGTTTGACATAATCAAAAGCATACCAATCGTAACCCTTTTAGAAGTCAATACAAATAATTGACCAAAAAAAAAGGTTCTTAAGTAACTCAATAAACACTAGAGACTCTACTTTACATTTTAAAGAAAGCAATGTCATTAAGCATAATCAACCTTTTTGTTTATCTTATCATACCTTTATGTTCTTGAACACCCTTTTGTTATCTGGGTCAGTCACAATATTGAAAACAGCATCTGGGGGCAATCCAACTTTGAATTTGGCATTCAAGTTACAGAGAGATCCTTTAGGTACAGAAACCTGCAAAATAATGGCTTGACTATTAAAAACTATTAGTTTATTTCGTACTGTTTATCTTCATGTTATAAAAATTTTACCAGGAACtaaagggagaaaaaaaaataagcacTAGCTTGTCACGTCAATATATTTCagtaaaagaaaaaagagagaaacAGACAAGAATATGAAAAGGCCTAGATTTGAAGTCCGTTCACAATGATAGATATTGTGCGGTATTGACTTGGCTGGCATATTTCAAAACACGCTAAGCGTTTACTTTCAGTAATAAACTTATAATATTTAAAAacacaattaaattaaactcCAGTAGGATGAATTATAAAAATACAACAAACATATTGACTAATTGCTGTTTTTTATTGATATAACAGATTAGTTACGTTCTTATAGTATTCTAGTgagattaattttataatttcaaaattcataatatgttattagaattaattttttgaaGATACATAaatatatcttacttaagcacttagaattaaattaaagttGACCATTTGGACTGGCTCAAATTGGAATATATAATCTTTTTGATAAACCATCTGCATGACTAAATGCTTATTTTACATCTTAATTAGCTCCAGTAATATATAAAAGAATAGCACCTTGATCTCTGGAGGCTGATCAACCCAGAATGGATTCACTTTCCAGGCCTCAAGCTGCTTCTCAAGGCTGGCCTTCATTGAGCCGATTACTGATTCATTTTCCAACAGCGCCAGAGCCCTTGTTGCATCAGTTGGATGTTTGATATTCACCAGTTGCCTCAAACGTCCCTAATTAAATAGAGATAAAAACAAATGCAAATATTCATCATTGAAGCATGAAGCAAAACGACTGCTTTGACACTCTTAAGATGTCGAGATCACTGAACCTCCAAAGAATTCTGGATATTCTTCTGGAACTGCACAAGAGAACCCACCACTGCTGAGTTCATTGCCAAGCTGCATTCTTTCCATCTGTCCACGGTCGCATCAAACAGCTTCGCCATTTCCTTATCATCCATTTAGATCTACACAAGATGGGCACTAACAACAAATTCTAAGTTATGTTAGGCCCAGCGTTTTAGGAGGCCGGCGAGTGATTACTGAAAGGAGACCACTAAATGGGGAAACCAAATTGGAAGAGCGGAAAGAAGGTCAAGATACCAATGGAAGGAATCGTAGCTAACCTTCTCATGGATCTGGAACGACCAGTCTCACTGATTCTTCGCACTGGCCGGTGGATTCGTTACGAGAAATCGCTGAGAAAGGAAAGAGAAAGAGGCGGCCAAGAATCGCGTGCTTCCCTTTGAGGATGGAGGGAGGGAGAGGATTGCGTCCAATTGGATTTGCGGTACTGAACGTCCAATTCCACAAGAATTGCTGCCTATTTGCAGATTGACGGTCTAGATCGAATTCATAATGAGGCCGTGAACGCGGCCATGTAAAAGTACGTAATTAAACGACAAACAAAAGCTTTTGGAGTTACAGTGAATTTCCATCTTAATTTTAATTAGCAGTTGGATTAAAACCGCTCATTTCCCCTTTTATATGTGGCGTCCAAGATTAGAGAGGGACCGGAAAAACTCTATTGTTGAGAAGAAAGAACATTCAAGCATTTTGTGGGATCTGATTCGTGAAAAATTGAAGGGTTGGTTGTTCGCTCGTAATCGTCATTCCGATGATAAACACAAAGGATCAATCGATAGACATCTTTGTAAGTGTTTGTCTTTATGAAAACAAACTGTTCATGTATTTAAGTTCAACATTCGAATCAGAGCTTTCTAAAGTTGAAATGCATGTTCGAGTTATATGATCATGTTCAATAATCATAATCATGATGCTGCCAAGTAATCAGAATTTAAATTTATCTGGGTTGCTCATAaagatataataaattaattggttaaaaatataaataaaaattaattattaattttttaaaattatagaacaaTAGTATCTAATATTTAATACATTCAAAATTAAAGTATAGAGCAAAAAAACTACTATTAAAATTATGTTTAACGATTTTTTTAAGAATCAAACTCATTAATTagtatatcattattaatttttTCAACCAACTCTGCTCAACAAACTCATTaaataaaactaattaaattaattaataaatttaatcaatttattaaaataaaaaataatagttgaCTCATACagataatatcaaaagaaaatatacttaCGATAATGATATATCGTGTGCTATTCGAGAGAAAGGATGTCGCGCTTGTACTCGTCGAGTTACTACCGAACACTTGTATAAGACATGAATATAAAATATCATGTAAATGATAATGTAAAGATCTTCAAGAAATTGAGAGATTATGTCGCTGAGAAAGGAGCTCGATTGTTCAAAGGAAATTCATTCTAAAAATAAACAGATCTATTTGAACCTAGTGATGGAAAAAgaggatcaaaattaaaatctttcgcaCCTACGACTTTgcgaataaaaggaaaaaaaaaaaaaaaggtggagGACGATAATATTTGTGGCTCTGCAagcaaataagagaaaaaataaaaggtaGCATACAAATTGACCTGATAAATTGacctaataaaattttaatttaattaaaattcctaataAATTGACTTATGttttggaaatttaattaaataaaataaaatttttttatttaatggaaAGTGCATActaaaaataggaaataattaaggaaaaaatataggaatttttttttatttttctaaagttGGTGGGGCTAGAGCCCACCCTAACCCCAATGCTGCCAGACCAAACTGTTCACttcaaaaaaaagaaaacaaaaaaaaaaatctgataatCATGATGCTACGAAATTCCTGCTCATTCTTGAAAAAGAACATCACTTGATTGCATGCGAATGCAAGTTAATTACTATGAACATCTCTACGTTCGTTTTAAATGaaatgcatttttttttatttctgtgGGTATTTGATGATCCTGTCCGATCGTCGAGGTAGTAGAAGTTGAGGATGTGATACTCTAATTAATCATATGTTGACTCTATGTGGCCCTGTAATCACAATTCCGTCAGTGTCGAGCCAAAGAAGGCATTCTtggcgttgaccctccgacgttcaagtcagtcaccggcggtATGTCGAAGCAAAGTAACGAATAGTTGCAACAACAGTAgattatcgcatacctccgttgaagtttGGACCCCCCCTGCCCCTTTTATATAGGGTTCCTGTAGCGCACGTGCACACTTCCCGAGATATACACGCTTCTCCATGATGTCTATGAAAAGACGTGTCaagaaagtgtctctgacacaataccttaacgagccgagtatatctctgacgtgacagtagaagcttccgccaTACGATCTTCTGCCAGACCATGCCGTCTGTCGACAACACCGGCTCCCAAAAGGATACCGACAGatactccttttgtctgttattggGTCGAACGGAAGAGTCGCTCGGTCGACCTTTATCTTGTCCGAACACTGTCTGCCCCTGAGCCGAGTGGGATAGACGCTCGGCCGGCATTCCACTATCCTTTGTTTCGCTGATATGTCGAACGGGCTTAGTGCTTGGCTGACAGATCTGCTCCCTGGTCGAGTCGGGAAGCTGCTCGGCCATAATATTGATGTGTCTGAATGTAGTCTGCTCGGTCGTCACTCCGCTCTGCTAATTTCGAGGGTTGATGTAAGGCCGAATAGGGTTGCCGCTCAACACGCCTTTGCGGATACTTGATACTTGCTTTTCGGACCGTCGGATGCTCAATGTGTTACCGAGCTGTATTGACGTTGGATTGGGTCTTCTTTATCCCAGTCGGGCGAGTGGGTTGCCCGATCGGTCGAGGATATAGGGcgttggtcaaccttgactttgacctacaccgtGGTTGTGACCCTCCGCGGGGTAGGCCTCTCATCACcacatcacatgcctccccctcaagtctagtcgaaggagactgcaagtccgactgactagacagttTGTCTCTGAAACGGCTCTTCCGCTCGAATGTAGATCCTCCCTTGACGTCGGCTTGCTGTCTGCCGCTCCTTGCCGACCGATTTACTGAAGACTATCGACCGACTGTAGGTTTGACCTTTTGAGCCGATCGGCAAGATGAGCATTTGGACTTGGAACGAATTTTTCCTAGTTCCTGTGGACGAACGCGGTTGGGGATGACATCATCCAAATGTCTCGAGAATCGCGTGGATCCTGGTGCATTAAGGTCGAGTGATTTCCCATACCTCCAATAAATGCTAACCTATGATACAACGGCACGTGTAGCGGCCCCGCTTGCCGCACGCCTAACGCGACGGACGCCGATTTGATGCTTTGGCGGTTCAAAATCAACGGCTCGATCTTGTCATCAGAACCGACTCCCTAGATCGGACGGTCTTCATCGATCAAGCCATAGGTTTATAACCTTACCGGTGATGCCCCCGAGCGCGCTCGCCAACAGTCATACCCAAATGACAACTGGGGTAAGCTCTCATTGTAATTATCTTTCCTCCAATCGGCTCTAATCATTTTCCCTGCTTGTAGTATTGGGTGGAGAGCATGGCCATGTGCCACAAGCTCACCTATTTGGAGGACGAGCTAAAGAAACTGAGAGCCTTAAGCAGCCAACCCGCCGCCGATCCGAAGGAGATGGCCAAGTTGAAGGTCGGCCTGGAGAAGACGATCAAGCTTCTTGAGGTAGAACGGGCTAAAACCTCTAGCCAGGAGGGGATGCTAGGCTGACTCAAGAAGCAGGTCAGCACCTTTGACAAAAATATCGAGTCGACCATCGCTAGGAAGAACCCGACCATCGAGGACCtggagctgaagaacaaggaggctcgAGACCTCGCCAGCAAGCTCAAGGAGGCTGAAGATTTTATGGTGACCGAGCGAGCGAGCCGGTCGGCGCGAGAAACTGAGCTCCAGGGTCAACTCTCCGATAAGGACGCAGCACTAAAGATGGCCCAGGATGAGCTAGGGAAGGTGAAGACTGAGTTGGAGGGCTCCCGAGCGGTGTTGAAAATTTATCAGGACGCCGAGCCGAATCGATTTGCAACGATGAAACAtaactacatccgctcggacgCGATCAATGATAAAGTCGTCGCCCGTTATCTTCGGCTCTACAATATCACGATAGACGAGACGATCAACCAGCTCAAGGCAAGCGGCCACCTTCCCGCTACCTTGCAGGACAGCATTATCAGTCGGGATAAGATGACCGAGTCACTACCTGACGACGCTCTagattaccttgagtgaggttgag is from Zingiber officinale cultivar Zhangliang chromosome 7B, Zo_v1.1, whole genome shotgun sequence and encodes:
- the LOC122003936 gene encoding uncharacterized protein LOC122003936; protein product: MDDKEMAKLFDATVDRWKECSLAMNSAVVGSLVQFQKNIQNSLEGRLRQLVNIKHPTDATRALALLENESVIGSMKASLEKQLEAWKVNPFWVDQPPEIKVSVPKGSLCNLNAKFKVGLPPDAVFNIVTDPDNKRVFKNIKEVSSRKVLLDEGLRQVVEVEQAAIWRFLLWSGTITVNLIVDQNRKDYTVKFKQGKSGFIKRFEGCWKIEPLFVDEQMCRPYKPRMWSDYDSCTQGKGRVGSVVSLDQLIQPALMPPPPISWYLRGITIRTTEMLVKDLFVEAARLRCTMNSEGDKGDLEGSVHHSMLDSVYGFVDMKQR
- the LOC122003935 gene encoding protein RADIALIS-like 3, which encodes MASSSSWTAKDNKMFEKALALYDRDTPDRWHKIGRAMGGKTADEVKRHYELLIEDIMRIEAGQMPYANYFASNHKG